In Rothia mucilaginosa, one genomic interval encodes:
- the tatA gene encoding Sec-independent protein translocase subunit TatA, with translation MGQIFSHPATIIVVILLIVLLFGAPKLPGMARSLGQSMRIFKTEVEGLKNDSKKDPREKDGEEVVTAEVVDNGKDGKTETK, from the coding sequence ATGGGCCAGATTTTCAGCCACCCCGCGACCATCATCGTCGTTATCCTCCTTATCGTCCTGCTCTTCGGCGCACCCAAGCTGCCCGGCATGGCACGCAGCCTCGGCCAGTCCATGCGCATCTTCAAGACCGAAGTTGAGGGTCTGAAGAACGACTCCAAGAAGGACCCCCGCGAGAAGGACGGCGAAGAGGTCGTCACCGCTGAGGTCGTAGACAACGGCAAGGACGGCAAGACCGAAACCAAGTAA
- a CDS encoding FKBP-type peptidyl-prolyl cis-trans isomerase: MMKRSKLTIFGASAAVLALALSACGEQATNNGDLSKVQYTLKNATAEPEATFATPFAASSPSAYVIEEGNGDSINDGDYVLVEAAVFKGTDGKINGSTYSSEPILLPVNEQLKKAAPQVYDTLKNIKVGGSFSYTTNVLQQRSTAGVTTTTASPGAATNVEVYTVKTKLPKYATGKAVEADPSLPSFTLDESTGKAELKMPDNKQEHTELVSKTLIEGEGPEVKETDTVYVRYIGAQYSDGKVFDGNYDKTPTGLSLQGVIKGWTQGLKGKKVGSRVELVIPADLAYGNDTGGSKPSGTLVFVVDILGAEENPQTLQRAQAASSAAAAEASASATATPAATASATAQ; encoded by the coding sequence ATGATGAAACGCTCTAAGCTCACTATTTTCGGTGCCAGCGCGGCAGTTCTCGCGCTCGCACTGTCTGCATGCGGCGAACAGGCAACCAACAACGGCGACCTGTCCAAGGTGCAGTACACCCTGAAGAACGCGACCGCTGAGCCCGAAGCAACTTTCGCAACCCCCTTCGCCGCGTCTAGCCCTTCTGCGTACGTGATTGAGGAAGGTAACGGCGACTCCATCAACGATGGTGACTACGTGCTCGTTGAGGCTGCCGTATTCAAAGGCACCGACGGCAAGATCAACGGTTCCACGTACTCCAGCGAGCCGATTCTGTTGCCGGTCAATGAGCAGCTAAAAAAGGCAGCACCGCAGGTGTATGACACGCTGAAGAACATTAAGGTTGGCGGTTCTTTCTCGTACACCACCAACGTTCTGCAGCAGCGCAGCACCGCGGGCGTGACCACTACGACCGCGTCGCCCGGTGCTGCAACCAACGTTGAGGTATACACCGTGAAGACGAAGCTACCCAAGTACGCAACAGGTAAGGCCGTTGAGGCTGACCCGTCGCTGCCGTCCTTCACCCTGGATGAGTCCACCGGCAAGGCAGAGCTGAAGATGCCCGATAACAAGCAGGAACACACCGAGCTGGTCTCCAAGACCCTCATTGAGGGCGAGGGCCCCGAGGTGAAGGAAACCGACACCGTGTACGTGCGCTACATTGGCGCACAGTACTCCGATGGTAAGGTCTTCGACGGCAACTATGACAAGACTCCCACCGGATTGTCCCTGCAGGGCGTTATCAAGGGCTGGACTCAGGGTCTGAAGGGTAAGAAGGTCGGCTCCCGCGTTGAGCTGGTCATCCCGGCGGACCTGGCGTACGGTAACGACACCGGCGGTTCTAAGCCTTCGGGCACCCTGGTGTTCGTGGTTGATATTCTGGGTGCGGAGGAGAACCCGCAGACCCTGCAGCGTGCTCAGGCAGCTTCTAGCGCGGCCGCTGCGGAGGCGAGCGCATCGGCAACCGCAACCCCGGCAGCTACCGCTTCGGCTACCGCGCAGTAG
- the tatC gene encoding twin-arginine translocase subunit TatC — MATPDQDVRNRKVNPEARMELKEHLREFRDRFIKAAIATVIAAIIGTVFLYQPFIEMISVPLQQINAETGRRANLNFGSVASPFDQLLKVGMYIGLVIASPVWLYQALRFLLPALHTKEKKYLFGFLTASIFAFGCGVAISYFTLPGVVYALLKFTPVNDSNFIDAGVYISFILKFVVTFSCAFIIPVILVGINMLGLIRGTTILKSWRWVVVLVAVIAALTAPGSDIMMMFVLMAPLLIFFFAAIGICMINDKRRDRKLAKLAQGSDEESLNTATSSEDLAKMGYFDEEKTS, encoded by the coding sequence GTGGCAACACCCGACCAGGACGTGCGCAACCGCAAAGTCAATCCTGAAGCACGCATGGAACTCAAGGAACACCTGCGCGAATTCCGCGACCGCTTCATCAAAGCGGCTATCGCAACCGTCATCGCAGCCATCATCGGTACGGTCTTCCTCTACCAGCCTTTCATCGAAATGATCTCTGTGCCCCTGCAGCAAATCAACGCAGAAACCGGCCGCAGAGCAAACCTGAACTTCGGTAGCGTCGCATCTCCTTTCGACCAGCTGCTTAAGGTCGGTATGTACATCGGCTTGGTGATCGCCTCTCCCGTCTGGCTTTACCAGGCGCTGCGATTCCTGCTGCCGGCACTGCACACCAAGGAGAAGAAGTATCTCTTCGGCTTCCTCACCGCATCTATTTTCGCGTTTGGTTGCGGTGTCGCCATTTCGTACTTCACCCTTCCCGGCGTGGTCTACGCGCTGCTGAAGTTCACCCCCGTCAACGACAGTAACTTCATTGACGCGGGCGTGTACATCTCCTTCATCCTGAAGTTCGTTGTTACGTTCTCCTGCGCGTTCATCATCCCGGTGATTCTGGTCGGCATTAACATGCTGGGCCTGATTCGCGGCACCACCATTTTGAAGTCTTGGCGTTGGGTTGTCGTGCTCGTTGCAGTGATTGCAGCGCTGACCGCACCCGGTAGCGACATCATGATGATGTTCGTGCTCATGGCGCCGTTGCTGATTTTCTTCTTCGCAGCAATCGGCATCTGCATGATTAACGACAAGCGCCGCGACCGCAAGCTTGCCAAGCTGGCGCAGGGTTCGGACGAGGAAAGCCTGAATACCGCAACCAGTAGCGAAGACCTGGCGAAGATGGGTTACTTCGACGAAGAGAAGACGTCCTAA
- a CDS encoding WYL domain-containing protein, producing the protein MSTAAQLYMTLHRLATAAEAPDTATRTQGISRNELLTLLGISTRANGSLSEAQERAFERAKQTLRDAGARITHVTTDLGERYRLETSDAAKLPAWNPTAEEFRLINTILRGWEGTELQDDAYRILRKIALTSENLTDEALAAAKIQDPKTGKRQRARNLHTYREPLQRIYFSDNPHLNELFTAYAERKTVTFTYQTAAGATRLQEKVSVAGIGYRYGTWYFVGYYTESAARKEYTFRASRIQKLTMLSRIDSTPINATFNAKNWLEGIEGYEESLIVAEVSADSTLSEPFTVPSYGTIDSAVAATSYSCVIEPPAESNSADSGSEAASSTRQRDSYAAQQQLLRTLTDLHSGAVEDPGTWSKIGQRNRNNVLDALVDLILGLHRADRWASAHDEAPMPLNQLNALYSVDTEKNRELGKTIIPEIFALVDSVPFDSDPKDPDALKPTYINLLPDFGGATPHTLLDYARLTDTELAILVFTLSAADILHPADARLGSIRAALAAAYPNAPVYAQHLCFAPEEPLLQEATAALSSGNAVTIGYGTSERAADRLVDPYALVLHRDHMYLHAWCRTAEERYYAARGEQVPEYVPAQVPEAFANETTGEAADSKTESSEAGEKTPTFWRNFRLTRINHIQEAGAGRTHPVTGDTVPLWHAQQHSTQTNPFAELRIHPTEHIPSGEPLDTLTATYMRRSTHHVKKASRTQYVRIHYYNNAHGAGDKNILDTVIAHRGALELIGPAHLRAALLDQLQTLRASSRSGAPAGVPTVPAEK; encoded by the coding sequence ATGTCCACCGCAGCTCAGCTTTACATGACTCTTCACCGCCTCGCCACCGCCGCCGAGGCACCCGATACCGCAACCCGAACCCAGGGCATCAGCCGCAACGAGCTACTGACCCTGCTCGGTATTAGCACGCGCGCTAACGGCTCCCTCAGCGAGGCCCAGGAACGCGCCTTTGAACGAGCCAAGCAGACCCTGCGTGATGCCGGCGCGCGCATCACCCACGTGACCACGGATCTGGGGGAGCGCTACCGCCTCGAAACCAGCGACGCCGCTAAGCTACCCGCCTGGAACCCCACCGCCGAGGAGTTCCGCCTCATCAACACGATCCTGCGCGGCTGGGAAGGCACCGAACTGCAGGATGACGCCTACCGCATCCTGCGTAAGATTGCGCTCACGAGCGAGAACCTCACCGATGAGGCGCTCGCCGCCGCGAAGATTCAGGACCCGAAGACCGGCAAGCGTCAGCGCGCGAGGAACCTGCACACCTACCGTGAGCCCCTTCAGCGCATTTACTTTAGCGATAACCCGCACCTGAATGAGCTGTTTACCGCCTATGCGGAGCGTAAGACGGTCACGTTCACCTATCAGACGGCTGCCGGTGCGACCCGCCTGCAGGAGAAGGTCAGTGTTGCCGGTATTGGTTACCGTTACGGCACCTGGTACTTCGTCGGGTACTACACCGAGAGCGCGGCGCGTAAGGAGTACACGTTCCGCGCTAGCCGTATTCAGAAGCTCACGATGCTCTCACGTATTGATTCGACCCCCATCAATGCGACCTTCAACGCTAAGAACTGGCTTGAGGGCATTGAGGGCTACGAAGAGAGCCTGATTGTTGCCGAGGTCAGCGCCGATTCTACGCTTTCGGAGCCTTTCACTGTGCCCTCGTACGGCACGATTGATAGCGCTGTGGCGGCGACCAGCTACAGCTGCGTGATCGAGCCGCCCGCTGAATCCAACTCTGCCGATTCGGGTTCCGAGGCTGCTTCTTCTACCCGCCAGCGTGACAGCTATGCCGCCCAGCAGCAGCTCTTGCGCACCCTCACCGACCTGCACAGCGGAGCGGTTGAAGACCCCGGCACCTGGAGCAAAATCGGCCAGCGTAACCGTAATAACGTCCTTGATGCCCTCGTCGACCTGATCCTGGGTCTGCACCGTGCCGACCGCTGGGCGAGCGCCCACGATGAGGCGCCCATGCCGTTGAACCAGCTCAACGCCCTCTACAGCGTGGACACCGAGAAGAACCGCGAACTCGGCAAGACCATCATCCCCGAGATTTTCGCGCTGGTAGACAGCGTGCCTTTCGACTCTGACCCCAAGGACCCGGACGCGCTCAAGCCCACCTACATTAACCTGCTGCCGGACTTTGGCGGCGCCACCCCGCACACGCTGCTGGACTACGCGCGCCTCACCGACACCGAGCTCGCCATTCTCGTCTTTACTCTCTCTGCCGCAGATATTCTGCACCCGGCTGATGCGCGCCTGGGCAGTATCCGTGCGGCGCTCGCCGCCGCGTACCCGAATGCGCCCGTCTATGCGCAGCACCTGTGCTTCGCCCCGGAGGAGCCTCTGCTGCAGGAGGCGACCGCCGCTCTGAGCAGCGGTAACGCCGTGACCATTGGTTACGGTACCTCTGAGCGTGCCGCGGACCGTCTGGTGGACCCGTATGCGTTGGTGTTGCACCGCGACCACATGTATCTGCATGCGTGGTGCCGTACCGCTGAGGAACGCTACTATGCCGCGCGCGGTGAGCAGGTCCCCGAGTATGTACCCGCGCAGGTTCCCGAGGCTTTTGCGAACGAAACCACCGGCGAGGCGGCAGACAGCAAGACAGAGAGCAGCGAGGCGGGGGAGAAGACCCCCACGTTCTGGCGTAACTTCCGCCTCACCCGCATCAACCACATTCAGGAGGCGGGCGCGGGTCGTACCCACCCGGTTACCGGTGACACTGTCCCGCTGTGGCACGCACAGCAGCACAGCACTCAGACCAACCCCTTTGCTGAGTTGCGGATTCACCCGACTGAGCACATTCCCAGCGGTGAACCGCTCGATACTCTCACCGCAACGTACATGCGTCGAAGCACCCATCACGTGAAGAAGGCTTCACGCACCCAGTACGTGCGTATTCACTACTACAACAACGCCCACGGTGCTGGCGATAAGAACATCCTCGACACCGTCATCGCGCATCGAGGTGCCCTCGAACTCATCGGTCCGGCGCACCTGCGCGCGGCGCTGCTTGACCAGTTGCAAACCCTTAGGGCGAGCAGCCGCAGTGGTGCGCCCGCAGGTGTGCCCACTGTGCCCGCAGAAAAATAG
- a CDS encoding FKBP-type peptidyl-prolyl cis-trans isomerase, with protein MSFGQRNLDREKPEIDFPEGDAPTELVITDLIEGAGAEVVPGSRVLTHYVGVAFSTGEEFDASWNRGEPLPFQVGVGQVIRGWDEGLLGMKVGGRRRLEIPADMAYGDRGAGSVIKPGESLIFVVDLLDVR; from the coding sequence ATGTCTTTCGGTCAGCGTAACCTCGACCGCGAAAAGCCCGAAATCGATTTCCCCGAGGGCGACGCCCCCACCGAGCTGGTCATCACCGACCTGATCGAGGGTGCAGGCGCTGAGGTTGTTCCCGGCTCCCGCGTGCTCACCCACTACGTTGGTGTGGCATTCTCCACCGGTGAAGAGTTCGACGCATCCTGGAACCGTGGCGAGCCGCTGCCGTTCCAGGTGGGCGTTGGCCAGGTTATCCGCGGTTGGGATGAGGGTCTGCTCGGCATGAAGGTCGGCGGCCGTCGTCGCCTGGAGATCCCCGCCGACATGGCGTACGGTGACCGCGGCGCAGGCTCGGTCATTAAGCCCGGCGAGTCCCTGATTTTCGTGGTGGACCTGCTGGACGTCCGCTAA